In Blastopirellula sp. J2-11, a single genomic region encodes these proteins:
- the dapA gene encoding 4-hydroxy-tetrahydrodipicolinate synthase, with product MSRKGSEFAGVWVAIVTPFKDGNVDYECLKQQVDFQIAAGVTGLCPVGTTGESPTLSHAEHERVISSVIETAAGRVKVMPGTGSNSTAEALRLTKWAAKEGADAALMVAPYYNKPTQRGFYEHFKAVAEAVDVPICVYNIPGRAGKNIEPETIAQLGELENIQLVKDATGSLDQTSQVLERTNLTVLSGDDSLTIPMMSVGGGGVISVVGNIVPEAMIAMVAAMNAGNLAEAQKLHFQLFGLCREMLGLATNPIPIKAAMKMLGRDTGELRLPMTPLEPSEETQLRATLTKYGLL from the coding sequence ATGTCGCGAAAAGGTTCTGAATTTGCTGGCGTTTGGGTCGCCATTGTCACTCCGTTCAAGGACGGCAATGTCGATTATGAATGCTTGAAACAGCAAGTCGATTTTCAAATCGCGGCAGGCGTCACCGGACTGTGTCCGGTCGGCACCACCGGCGAATCGCCGACCCTCTCGCACGCCGAGCATGAGCGGGTGATTAGCTCGGTCATTGAGACCGCCGCTGGTCGCGTGAAAGTGATGCCGGGGACCGGGTCGAACAGCACTGCCGAAGCGTTGCGTCTAACCAAGTGGGCCGCCAAAGAAGGCGCCGACGCGGCGCTGATGGTCGCGCCGTACTACAACAAGCCGACGCAACGCGGCTTCTACGAGCATTTCAAAGCGGTTGCCGAAGCGGTCGACGTGCCGATCTGCGTTTACAACATTCCGGGTCGCGCCGGTAAGAATATTGAGCCCGAGACGATCGCCCAGTTGGGCGAATTGGAAAACATTCAGTTGGTCAAAGATGCGACCGGCTCGCTTGACCAAACGTCGCAAGTGTTGGAACGAACCAATCTGACCGTGCTAAGCGGCGACGATAGCCTGACGATCCCGATGATGTCGGTCGGCGGCGGTGGAGTGATCTCGGTCGTCGGTAACATCGTGCCGGAAGCGATGATCGCGATGGTCGCCGCGATGAACGCCGGTAACCTGGCCGAAGCGCAAAAGCTCCACTTCCAGCTGTTTGGGCTTTGCCGCGAGATGCTCGGTCTAGCGACCAATCCGATTCCGATCAAAGCGGCGATGAAGATGCTGGGACGCGATACCGGCGAACTGCGCCTGCCGATGACCCCGCTCGAACCGAGTGAAGAAACGCAGCTACGTGCGACGTTGACCAAGTACGGTTTGCTGTAA
- the rnc gene encoding ribonuclease III: MSESSEAPNQLDDPISRCEVRIGYEFQEKSLLKSALTHASGASHRLESNERLEFLGDAILGRVVCEALFHSFPHFLEGDLTRIKSVVVSRLTCAKLSRVLGLEEFLIVGKGMSSSPSVPPSLLADVFEAIIAAIYLDGGPKPAEDFVLRNLEDEIELAVSGEAGANFKSALQQYAQREHGATPNYLLLDEKGPDHSKCFQVAAQVAGIRYVAAWGRNKKEAEQRAAQNALCEIEGRPAEHLAE, translated from the coding sequence ATGAGCGAATCTTCCGAAGCGCCGAACCAATTGGACGACCCCATTTCGCGATGTGAGGTCCGCATTGGTTACGAGTTTCAAGAAAAATCACTTCTAAAATCTGCATTAACCCATGCTTCCGGCGCAAGTCACCGCCTAGAGAGCAATGAGCGGCTCGAGTTTCTCGGGGACGCCATTCTGGGGCGTGTCGTTTGTGAGGCCTTGTTTCACAGTTTCCCTCACTTTCTCGAGGGAGATCTGACCAGGATCAAATCGGTCGTCGTTAGCCGTTTGACCTGCGCCAAGCTCAGCCGCGTCTTGGGGTTAGAAGAGTTCCTCATCGTCGGCAAAGGGATGTCGTCCAGCCCTTCGGTTCCACCTTCGCTGTTGGCGGACGTCTTTGAAGCGATCATCGCCGCGATCTATTTAGATGGCGGCCCCAAACCGGCCGAAGATTTTGTCTTACGCAATCTAGAAGACGAGATCGAGTTGGCGGTCTCCGGCGAAGCCGGCGCCAATTTCAAGTCGGCGCTGCAGCAATATGCCCAGCGCGAGCATGGCGCTACCCCCAACTACTTGCTGCTTGACGAAAAAGGGCCCGACCATAGCAAGTGCTTTCAGGTCGCCGCCCAAGTCGCCGGCATCCGGTATGTCGCCGCGTGGGGACGCAACAAAAAAGAAGCCGAACAACGCGCCGCCCAAAACGCCCTGTGCGAAATCGAAGGACGCCCGGCCGAGCATCTCGCCGAATAA
- the mgtE gene encoding magnesium transporter, which produces MMNVLYLPELREMLAENDHQGLLEFCTALHPARTAEFMEALTIDEVWNVLRHADTQLQSEIFAYFEHPFQVEIIESRDPAEVAEMIACMSADDRVDLLSGVEEETVTVILSLLPLEERRDFQRLSGHPEGTAGAIMTTEVARLSEDLTVRQALEELTRQAEHLETVYYIYIVDENDRLHGVVSTRQLVSSLGKSDRKLSELMEPEVIHCQVTEDQEEVLRKMADYDLLAIPVVDDALQLVGIITHDDILDVVLEEAEEDAYRAAAVEPLEDSYLQTPIITLSWKRGVWLIILFIGALFTSMALGHFQEELNKFAWLVPFIPLVISTGGNTGNQSATLIIMALNKGDLTARDWFMVVRREILMGLILGSLLSVLGYGIAFMEAPSAFAALVVPITVLAVVIAGTTVGSSLPLLFKSINLDPALMSNPFVAGIIDFLGIVIYMSVAILLLGE; this is translated from the coding sequence ATGATGAACGTACTCTATCTACCTGAACTCCGCGAAATGCTGGCCGAAAACGACCATCAAGGGCTGCTCGAGTTCTGCACTGCGCTGCATCCCGCGCGTACGGCGGAGTTCATGGAAGCCCTGACGATCGACGAGGTTTGGAACGTCCTGCGGCATGCAGATACGCAGCTACAGAGTGAAATTTTCGCTTACTTCGAGCATCCGTTTCAGGTCGAGATCATCGAGTCCCGCGATCCGGCGGAAGTCGCGGAGATGATCGCCTGCATGTCGGCGGACGATCGCGTCGACTTGCTGTCAGGGGTCGAAGAGGAGACGGTGACCGTCATTCTCTCGCTCTTGCCGCTCGAAGAACGACGCGATTTCCAGCGTCTCTCGGGACATCCCGAAGGGACCGCCGGCGCGATCATGACCACCGAAGTCGCACGGCTCAGCGAAGACCTGACCGTTCGCCAGGCGCTGGAAGAGCTGACCCGTCAGGCCGAACATCTGGAGACGGTCTACTACATTTATATTGTCGACGAAAACGATCGACTGCATGGAGTCGTCTCGACGCGGCAACTAGTATCATCGCTCGGCAAATCGGATCGCAAGCTGTCAGAGCTGATGGAGCCGGAGGTGATTCACTGTCAGGTGACCGAAGACCAAGAGGAAGTCTTGCGGAAAATGGCCGACTACGACTTGTTGGCGATCCCCGTCGTTGACGACGCGTTGCAACTGGTCGGAATCATTACGCACGACGATATTCTCGACGTCGTGTTGGAAGAAGCGGAAGAAGACGCGTATCGCGCGGCGGCGGTCGAACCGCTCGAAGATTCGTACCTACAAACGCCGATCATCACTCTCAGCTGGAAACGCGGCGTCTGGCTGATCATCTTGTTTATCGGTGCGTTGTTCACGTCGATGGCGCTCGGCCATTTCCAGGAAGAGCTGAACAAATTCGCCTGGCTCGTCCCCTTCATTCCGCTCGTCATTTCGACCGGCGGCAATACCGGAAATCAATCGGCGACGTTGATCATCATGGCGTTGAACAAAGGAGACTTAACGGCCCGCGACTGGTTTATGGTCGTTCGCCGCGAGATCTTGATGGGGCTGATCTTAGGGAGCTTACTCAGCGTGCTGGGCTATGGGATCGCGTTTATGGAGGCGCCTTCCGCTTTTGCAGCGCTCGTCGTTCCCATCACCGTTTTAGCCGTCGTCATCGCAGGCACGACCGTCGGCTCGTCTCTCCCGCTCCTCTTTAAGAGCATCAATCTCGACCCGGCGCTGATGAGCAATCCCTTCGTCGCCGGCATCATCGATTTTTTAGGGATCGTTATCTATATGTCGGTCGCGATTTTATTGTTGGGCGAGTGA
- a CDS encoding pyridoxine 5'-phosphate synthase — protein MPNLGVNIDHVATVRQARQTNEPDPVWAAALAEMGGADCITLHLREDRRHIQDRDLRIIRETAKVKVNLELATVEEVLKIACEVKPDQVTLVPEKREEVTTEGGLDLLRRPEKVKAAIERLQDAGIAVSLFLDPEPAQLVMARKLGATGVELHTGQFALTRGDAQLAEIEKLTQASQQICDLGMELLAGHGLTYSNVLPIAAIPKMSELNIGHSIIARSIMVGLQQAVRDMKQLITG, from the coding sequence ATGCCCAATTTGGGAGTCAATATTGACCACGTCGCGACCGTGCGACAGGCCCGCCAGACGAACGAGCCTGACCCGGTATGGGCCGCCGCTTTGGCCGAGATGGGCGGCGCCGACTGCATCACGCTTCATTTGCGCGAAGATCGGCGGCATATCCAGGATCGCGATCTGCGAATCATCCGCGAAACGGCCAAAGTCAAAGTCAATCTCGAACTGGCCACCGTCGAAGAAGTGCTGAAGATCGCTTGCGAAGTGAAGCCGGACCAAGTCACTTTGGTCCCGGAAAAACGGGAAGAAGTGACGACCGAAGGGGGGCTCGATCTGCTGCGCCGCCCTGAGAAAGTGAAGGCCGCCATCGAACGTCTGCAAGACGCCGGCATCGCGGTCAGTCTGTTTCTCGATCCCGAGCCAGCCCAATTGGTGATGGCGCGAAAACTGGGCGCAACGGGAGTGGAACTACATACGGGGCAATTCGCCCTCACGCGTGGGGACGCTCAGTTGGCCGAAATCGAAAAATTGACCCAAGCAAGTCAACAAATCTGCGATCTGGGCATGGAACTGCTGGCGGGGCACGGATTGACTTATTCGAACGTGCTGCCGATTGCGGCCATTCCAAAGATGAGCGAGCTAAACATTGGTCATAGCATTATCGCCCGATCGATCATGGTGGGCCTGCAGCAAGCCGTTCGCGATATGAAACAATTGATTACCGGGTAG
- a CDS encoding glycosyltransferase family 4 protein, producing MPSVLYLCEYATLNGGENSLLSVLPHLPSSGWRPTILGPSGGELSTAIAAAGAAYHAWDVLDEQGRKRPLEQLRAELTQQIDRLRPDVVHANSLSMSRLLGPIATPPQIVKVGHLRDIIKLNRRVIDDLNQLHARIVVSQATRDFHVAQGLSETSTRVIYNGVDKSQFFPGAVTHFLHAELGLPPETRLLATIGQIGMRKGVDVALRAFAQVRGAHRDAHLLILGERFSQKDEAIEYEASLHQFVRENRLEGAVSFLAFRSDVAAVLREMTMLVHAARQEPLGRVLLEAAATALPVIATDVGGTREIFPKQTAEVVPVDDVDALAAAITRVLSDDDYRAQLRGKSQLRSLKFEPSHSAAEILGLYNDQFARS from the coding sequence ATGCCGTCGGTTCTTTATCTCTGCGAATACGCAACGCTGAACGGCGGTGAGAACTCGCTCCTCTCAGTCCTGCCGCATTTGCCATCCAGCGGATGGCGACCGACGATTCTGGGCCCATCCGGCGGCGAACTATCGACCGCGATCGCAGCTGCCGGCGCCGCGTATCACGCGTGGGACGTGCTCGACGAGCAAGGACGCAAACGCCCGCTTGAACAACTGCGGGCCGAACTCACGCAACAGATCGATCGACTGCGGCCTGACGTGGTGCATGCGAATAGTCTCTCGATGAGTCGCTTGTTGGGGCCGATCGCGACGCCGCCGCAGATCGTGAAAGTGGGGCACCTGCGCGACATCATCAAGCTGAATCGGCGCGTCATTGACGACTTGAATCAGCTGCACGCGCGGATCGTCGTTTCGCAGGCGACACGTGACTTTCATGTGGCGCAAGGGCTGTCCGAGACGTCGACCCGCGTCATTTACAACGGCGTCGACAAATCGCAGTTCTTTCCTGGGGCGGTAACCCATTTTTTGCATGCGGAGCTGGGACTGCCGCCGGAGACCCGTTTGTTGGCGACGATTGGCCAGATCGGAATGCGAAAAGGGGTTGACGTGGCGCTGCGCGCATTCGCCCAAGTACGCGGCGCGCATCGTGATGCGCATCTGCTGATCCTGGGGGAGCGTTTCTCGCAAAAGGACGAAGCGATCGAGTACGAAGCGTCGCTGCACCAGTTTGTCCGCGAAAATCGACTCGAAGGCGCCGTATCGTTTCTCGCTTTTCGATCCGATGTGGCCGCCGTGCTGCGCGAGATGACGATGTTGGTGCATGCCGCTCGACAGGAACCACTGGGCCGAGTACTGCTGGAAGCGGCGGCGACGGCTTTGCCGGTTATCGCGACCGACGTGGGAGGAACTCGGGAGATCTTTCCCAAGCAGACGGCCGAAGTTGTGCCGGTCGACGATGTCGACGCACTGGCCGCCGCAATTACGCGAGTTTTGTCCGATGACGATTATCGAGCCCAACTTCGCGGGAAATCGCAACTGCGCAGTCTAAAGTTCGAGCCATCGCACTCTGCAGCGGAGATATTGGGGCTCTATAACGACCAGTTCGCGCGGTCGTAA